Proteins co-encoded in one Bacteroidota bacterium genomic window:
- a CDS encoding S1-like domain-containing RNA-binding protein produces MQYEKRDHHLKDNTLEIGVYHNLSILRETAVGLFLGDNMENEVLLPGKYVPDSFEIDQKIRVFVYLDSGERRVATTLDPKLIKGEFGCLRCTATNKAGAFLDLGLEKDLFVPFKEQAKKMEEGRYYNVYMFVDEETDRLLGSNKISKFIEKENIDLEVNQGVDLLIDKKSDLGVNVIVDDKYMGFIFSNQVFQPLKYGERISGYVKEVREDGKIDITLQKQGFVSIEPNADMIIDILETNNGFLALNDKSDPDVIREKLGISKKLFKKAIGSLYKERIIEIKDDGIYLKGY; encoded by the coding sequence ATGCAATACGAAAAACGTGATCATCACCTGAAAGACAACACTCTTGAAATTGGAGTTTATCACAATTTGTCAATATTAAGAGAAACTGCTGTAGGTCTTTTTCTTGGCGACAATATGGAAAATGAAGTTCTGCTTCCCGGAAAATATGTACCCGATAGTTTTGAAATTGATCAGAAAATAAGAGTATTTGTTTATCTCGATTCAGGAGAGCGAAGAGTTGCAACTACATTGGATCCCAAACTTATTAAAGGTGAGTTTGGTTGTCTGAGATGTACTGCTACCAATAAAGCAGGTGCGTTTTTAGATTTGGGTCTCGAAAAAGATTTGTTTGTTCCTTTTAAGGAGCAGGCAAAAAAGATGGAGGAAGGCAGATACTACAATGTCTACATGTTTGTTGATGAGGAAACTGACAGATTGTTGGGGTCAAATAAAATTTCGAAATTCATTGAGAAGGAAAATATCGATTTAGAAGTAAACCAGGGAGTTGATCTTTTGATTGATAAAAAATCTGATTTAGGCGTAAATGTTATTGTTGATGATAAATACATGGGTTTCATTTTTTCTAATCAGGTTTTTCAGCCATTAAAGTACGGCGAAAGAATTTCGGGTTATGTAAAAGAAGTGAGGGAAGACGGCAAAATAGATATTACACTTCAAAAACAAGGTTTTGTAAGTATAGAGCCTAATGCCGATATGATTATAGATATACTTGAAACTAACAATGGTTTTCTGGCATTGAACGACAAGAGCGACCCTGATGTTATTAGGGAAAAACTCGGAATTAGCAAAAAACTGTTTAAGAAAGCAATA